A region from the Aerosakkonema funiforme FACHB-1375 genome encodes:
- a CDS encoding pentapeptide repeat-containing protein: MDANELLRRYAAGERDFSGANLIGANLESAQLVGVNFSGAYLAAANLSRAHLTGANLSGAFLHRADLSFAKLNEAILTNADLTKANLRGAFIVKSVLTGAKLSGAIMTAVNLRLANLKGVNLCGADLRGINFRSANLVDANLNWANLTGARLSGAQLRGALLNGIKLSKAFLNGVDLNSVDLDGVNLSESKLSGANLSGANLSATNLSNAQLRVSMLARTNLHASNLSGATLTKADLCEANLSKADLSSADLSKADLTGANLNMADLSDADLSNACLRQAYLWGANFNVAAMRGADLTGASLRGAYIEGTEAHWPEAILTGATMPDGSRHN; encoded by the coding sequence ATGGACGCTAACGAACTACTCAGACGTTATGCAGCAGGAGAAAGAGATTTTAGTGGAGCTAATTTAATTGGAGCTAACCTAGAAAGCGCCCAACTCGTGGGAGTTAACTTTTCCGGTGCATATCTAGCAGCCGCCAACCTCAGCCGCGCACATCTAACGGGGGCAAATCTTTCCGGAGCATTTTTGCACCGCGCCGATCTAAGTTTTGCGAAGCTAAACGAAGCAATATTAACAAACGCAGACTTAACAAAAGCTAATCTTCGAGGAGCCTTCATAGTTAAATCCGTGTTGACGGGAGCCAAACTGAGCGGCGCGATAATGACAGCAGTAAACTTGCGTTTGGCAAATTTAAAGGGCGTTAATCTGTGTGGCGCAGATTTGCGGGGAATAAATTTTCGTTCTGCCAATCTAGTAGATGCTAACTTAAATTGGGCTAACCTCACGGGAGCCAGATTGAGCGGAGCCCAGCTGCGGGGAGCATTACTCAATGGCATCAAACTCAGTAAAGCTTTCCTCAATGGTGTAGACCTCAATAGCGTAGACTTGGATGGAGTCAATCTCAGCGAATCGAAACTCAGCGGAGCTAACCTCAGCGGAGCCAACCTTTCCGCAACTAATCTTAGCAATGCCCAGCTGCGCGTTTCGATGTTGGCAAGGACAAACCTTCACGCATCCAATCTCAGCGGTGCCACTCTTACCAAAGCCGACTTATGCGAAGCAAATTTAAGTAAGGCAGACCTCTCATCCGCCGATCTGAGTAAGGCAGATTTAACAGGCGCTAATTTAAATATGGCCGATCTCAGCGATGCCGACCTGAGCAATGCCTGTTTGCGACAAGCTTACCTCTGGGGAGCTAACTTTAATGTGGCAGCAATGCGCGGGGCAGATTTGACTGGAGCCAGCTTGCGCGGAGCGTACATCGAAGGCACAGAAGCACATTGGCCGGAGGCAATTCTGACAGGAGCGACTATGCCTGAT
- a CDS encoding DUF4079 domain-containing protein yields the protein MEFQDFLALIHPAIAVVIVFPLIGTVVNFAWQTRVRRLQTAAKDKSKIPSSVGPEHIKMGRWLTGWVVGLTLVGLAYHIVEHILSDRTWTKAPLQVAFILLMFLDTIAALVLLYLAKQKIWRGLFATLTGMGIVLLGCQDGVFRRTNEWYWSHYYIGITATLLMIFSLAIVQDIYKDKSNRWRTFHIILNSFALLLFIGQGLTGTRDLLEIPLHWQKTYIFSCDFNNKTCPQAVPPSEDTR from the coding sequence ATGGAATTCCAAGATTTTCTGGCTCTTATTCATCCGGCGATCGCAGTTGTGATAGTCTTTCCCCTGATTGGCACGGTGGTAAACTTTGCATGGCAGACCCGCGTGCGTCGCTTGCAAACTGCTGCCAAAGACAAAAGTAAAATTCCCTCCTCTGTTGGCCCAGAACACATCAAAATGGGTCGCTGGCTGACTGGTTGGGTTGTGGGGTTGACTTTGGTAGGGTTAGCTTACCATATTGTCGAACATATTTTGAGCGATCGCACCTGGACTAAAGCACCATTGCAAGTTGCCTTTATCCTGCTGATGTTTTTGGATACGATCGCCGCCCTCGTATTGCTCTACCTCGCAAAGCAGAAAATCTGGCGCGGACTTTTTGCCACTTTAACCGGCATGGGTATAGTTCTTCTCGGTTGTCAAGACGGAGTTTTTCGCCGCACGAATGAATGGTACTGGTCTCATTACTACATCGGCATTACTGCCACATTACTAATGATTTTTTCTTTAGCCATTGTGCAAGATATCTATAAAGATAAATCGAATCGCTGGCGAACTTTTCATATAATTTTGAACAGTTTTGCTCTCTTACTTTTTATCGGACAGGGACTAACAGGTACGCGGGATTTGCTCGAGATCCCTTTACATTGGCAGAAAACCTATATTTTCAGTTGCGATTTTAATAACAAAACTTGTCCGCAAGCAGTACCACCTTCGGAAGATACCCGTTGA